A segment of the Thermus thermamylovorans genome:
CAGGACGGCGAGGATCAGGAGGCCCACGGGTAGGACGGAGACTGCGGCGTCTTTAAGCTTGATCCTCCAGGGAACGGGCTCGCCCCCGTAGGCGGGCCCTTCCTCGGGGCGCAGACGGGCCAGGAGGGCGATGTAGAGGACGTAAAGAAAGGAGAGAAGAAGGCCTGCGGGGATGGCCGCCAGGAAGAGGGCCCCGATGGAAACCCCCGCGGTGGGGCCGTAGACCACCAGCATGATGCTGGGGGGGATGAGGATGCCCAAGGCACCGCCGGCGCAGACCACCCCGGTGGCTAAGGGCTTGCTGTAGCGGTACTTGAGCATTTGGGGCAGGGCCAGGAGGCCGATGGCCACCACCGAGGCCCCCACCACCCCGGTGGCGGCGGCGAAAAGGGTGGCTGCTAGGACGGTGGCGATGGCTAGCCCACCCCGTATGCCTCCCACCCACTCCAAGGCGGTGCGGTAAATCTGGGCGGCCAGCCCGGCCCGCTCGATCATCACCCCCATGAAGACGAAGAGGGGGATGGCGATGAGGATGTAGTCCTGCAGGACCTGGAAGAGGCGGAGCATGAAGATGTTGCCGATGAGGGGGCCCACCAAAGCCAGGCCGTAGAGGGTGGCCACCCCGGCCAGGGCAAAGGCGATGGGAAATCCCAGGACGATGGCCCCGATGACCGAGAGGAGGATAAGCCCCACCAGGGCTTCAGAGGCGAGGTCTGGTCCCCGGAGCCAGGCTAGGAGGGGGCCGGCTACGGTGGCGAGAAGGAGCAGAGCGGTAAGCCAAAGGGGCAAGGCCGCTGCTCGGACCTGGGCCGGACTCATGCCTGGTCCCCCTTGAGGACCACCCCCAGGGCCCGCAGGAACTGAACCAGGGCTTGCAGGCCCAGGAGGAACATCCCCACCATGATCCAGGTTTTGAAGGGGTAGATGGGGGGCAACCAAACACCTGCTGTATGACGCTCACCTATTCGCCAAGATTGGGCCACATGCTCGGGCATCACCGAGAGGAGGATGTACAGAAAGGGGAAGAAAAGGAGGAGGTAGAGGAGGGCTTCCAGTCCAGCGGCAAGCCTGGGGGGCAGGTAGTGGCTCAGGACGTCCACCCGGACATGCTCTCCCCGCTGCAGGAGATGGGCCACGGTAAGGATGACGAAGAGGCTGGTGAGCATGTAGCTGGTATCGTAGGCCCAGATGGTAGGGCTTTGGAGAAGATAGCGCGCAATCACCTCGTAGGTAAGGGTGAGCACAAGGAGAAGCACAAGGGCAGCGGAGGCTTGGCTCAGGAATTTATTGAGTTTGTCTACTGCTGAAAGCGCGTTAGCCATGCTGCTTGCTCCCCAGGTGTATGGCCTGGCTGCCCCGAGTACGGGGCAGCCAGGCTTGTTTTCTAGATGACTCTAAACTGCTGAGGGACTCTGTGGGCTTGGCGGACGGGTATAGGTGTCATAAGTTCGTCGTATGCGGCAACCCGTTGGTGGTACCGGAAAGCCGAGTCGAAAACTTCTCTGAAGAAAGCATTGGCCTCCGCCTGCCTTCTAAGAAACTCCATGGAGGCCCGGTATATCTCCCATTGCGCCTGAGGGTCGAGGGTCACCTGTTGATTTCCCCGCCTGCGGAAGAAATCGATGGCCTCCATGCTTTGGTGTAGATCATGAGTCAACGCCCACAGGGTCGTGGCTTTAGCCGCTTCTTCTACGATGATTTTTAAGTCAGCCGGTAAGCGGTCCCAAGCGGTCCTGTTGATGAGCAACTCAAAAGAGCAGGTAGGTTGGTGCATGCCTGGGACATTGAAGTACCGCGCCACTTCGTGGAACCGGAGCAAGCGGTCGGTGTAGGGAGTGTTAAATTCGGTGGCATCTATGACCCTCCTTTCCATGGCGGTGTACAGTTCGGCAGCGGGTAGGGTCACCACGGCTACCCCAAGTCCCCGCAGGATCTCGCCCCAGTACCCCGGTGCACGGTATCTTAGTCCTCGAAAATCCTCTAAGCGACGCAGCGGCCTGTGAGACCAGGCCAAGGTTTCCGCATGAGTTATCCCCGCGGGGAAGACCCTGACGTTAAGGCGGAGGTCATCGTACATTCTTTGCCAGAACTGCAAGCCGCCGCCCTCGTAAATCCAGGCCAAGTGGGAAAGGGGGGTGAAGAGCACGGGCACAGAAGCAAAAAAGGCCGCTGCAGGGTTTCTGCCTGTCCAGTAACCACTCCAAGAGTGGGCGGCCTGAATCACCCCGGAGTGGGTGGCATCCAAGACTTCGAAGGCACCCACAATGGCCCCACTGGGGCGCACATCCACCACCATTCTCCCCCCGCTCATTTCCTCTACCTTCTTGGCCCAGTACTCGGCCATGTGGTGTAGGTGAATGGCGGCAGGCCAAGAGGTGGCCATGGTCCAACGGACCTCTGGCCGCCTCTGGGCTACGGCTGGGCTGCCCAAGGTAGCAGCTGCCCCAAGGGCAACGACCCCGGCTTTGAGCGCGGTTCTGCGGTCTACTTTGGCCTCGCTTGCTGTGAGCCCACCGTTCTTCACCTTTTTCATTTGCCACCTCCCAACACTACCACCGCCCGGCCTACGATGGCACCCTCATTGAGCCGCTGGTAGGCCAGGTCGGCTTCTTCCAAGGGAAAGCGGTCGGTCACTTCTGCACCCGCCCCAATAATCCCGGCTTGAGCCAGCTTGAGGAGGGCGGGCATGTCCCTACGGGGCCTGGCCCCATAGGAGCCAAGGATCTTGAGTTTCCTACGGACAAGACGGGTGATTTCCACTCTGGCTTCGACTCCTTGAGGGGCGATGCCCACAGGTACCATCCTTCCTCCGTCCCGGAGTAGGTTCAGGGCGAAGTGAAAAGTATCCGGCTTCCCTAGTGCCTCGAAGGCCACGTCCACCCCGCGCCCCCCTGTGAGGTCTCGCACCGCTTGGGTAGCCTCCTGGGGGAAGAAAGCATGGGTTGCGCCCAGCGTCTTGGCTTTTTCTAGCTTCTCCGGACGAACGTCCACAGCCACCACGGGGTAGGCGCCGAAAGCACGGGCAATTTGGACGATTCCTAGACCCACACCGCCGGTGGCCACCACGGCCACCGACTCCCCGCCCTCGAGGCCGGCGGTCTTTACCGCGCCGTAAGCAGTGAAGAGGGCGCATCCCAGGATGGCCGCTTCCTCAAGGGCCATCCCCTCGGGTAGGGGAAAGATATCTGTGGCCGGGACCACCGCATACTCCGCCAAGCCGCCCATGGAGTACATCCATAGAGGGCTCCCATCCTTACGGTAAAGCCGGGTGCTGCCGTCGTACAGCACACCCCTTAGGCGGTTGTAGCTGAAGAAGCGCTCGCAGAGATCTTCTTCCCCTCTGAGGCAGTAATAGCACTGACCGCAGGGCATGATAAAGCTGGCCACCACCTTTTCGCCTACCCTCAGAGCTTCAACCCCTGGGCCCAAGGCGGCCACGGTGCCCGAAATTTCGTGCCCCAACACACAAGGGGTGGGGAAGGCCACCTCCCCCTTGATCACGTGGAGGTCGGTGTGACAAACCCCGCAGGCCGCCACCCGCACGAGGACCTCTCCAGCCTTGGGTTCTGGGATGGGCACCTCTTCTATCCTTAAGGGTTCTCCCACCCGTTCCAGGACCGCTGCCCGCATCACCATCGCTCCACCACCACCTTCCTTTGGGTGTAGAAGAGGAAGGCGTCGGGGCCATGAGGGTGGAGGTCGCCGAAGAAGGAGTTGCGCCAACCAGAGAAGGGGTAGAAGGCGAAGGGCTGGGCCAAGCCCACGTTGATCCCCACCATGCCCGCCTGCACCCTCTCCCGGAACTCCCGGGCCGCTCGGCCGCTTTGGGTGAAGATGGAGGCCATGTTGCCGTAGGGCACGGTGTTGGCCTGGGCGATGGCCTCCTCCAGGTCCTGGGCGTAGGAGACGGAGAGCACGGGACCAAAGATCTCCTCCCGGCCCACGGCCATCCGGGGGGAAACCCGGTCCAAGACGGTGGGCCCCAGGAAGAAGCCCGGTCCTTCCGCACCCCTTCCGTCCAGGGCCAGGTGGGCTCCCTCCTCCAGACCCCGCTGGATGTACCCCACCACCCGCCTCCGGTGCTCCTCCCGGATGAGGGGCCCCACCTGCACCCCCTCCTCCCACCCTGGGCCCACCCTGAGCCTGCGGGCGCTCTCCACGACCCGCTCCAAGAGCTCAGGGCCGATGCTCCCCACCCCCACGGCCACGCTGCCCGCCAGGCACCTTTCCCCGGCGTTGCCGAAGGCGGAGTTGAGGATGGCGGGGACGGCCTGGTCCAGGTCGGCGTCGGGCATGACCACCAGGTGGTTTTTGGCCCCGCCGGCGGCCGAGACCCTCTTGCCGTGCTCTGCGGCCAGCCGGTAGACCCTGCGGGCCACGGGCTCGGAGCCCACGAACTGCACCGCCTGCACCTCGGGGTGGCTCACCAGGGCTTCTGCCGCCTCCTGGCTCCCGTGGACCAGGTTGAGGACCCCCTCGGGGAAGCCCGCCTCCAGGAAGAGCTCCGCCAGGCGCACCGCTCCCAAGGGGGTTCTCTCCGAGGGCTTGAGGACGAAGGTGTTCCCCGCCACCACCGCGATGGGGAACATCCAGAGGGGGATCATGACGGGGAAGTTGAAGGGGGGTATGCCG
Coding sequences within it:
- a CDS encoding TRAP transporter large permease, with the protein product MSPAQVRAAALPLWLTALLLLATVAGPLLAWLRGPDLASEALVGLILLSVIGAIVLGFPIAFALAGVATLYGLALVGPLIGNIFMLRLFQVLQDYILIAIPLFVFMGVMIERAGLAAQIYRTALEWVGGIRGGLAIATVLAATLFAAATGVVGASVVAIGLLALPQMLKYRYSKPLATGVVCAGGALGILIPPSIMLVVYGPTAGVSIGALFLAAIPAGLLLSFLYVLYIALLARLRPEEGPAYGGEPVPWRIKLKDAAVSVLPVGLLILAVLGSIFFGLAAPTEAAALGAFGSILLALAYRKLTLKGLYEAAYSTARISAMVYMVLIGAGFLSAVFVRVGGGDAVAGLVAGLELPVWMVVFVMLLIVFLMGMFIDWIGIIMITVPLFLPIAQTLGLDPLWFSMLLIVTMQTSFLTPPFAYTIFYLKGIAPPEVTTWDIYRGVVPFILLQLIGVLLIAFFPEIVLALPRTFGLGS
- a CDS encoding TRAP transporter small permease subunit produces the protein MLLLVLTLTYEVIARYLLQSPTIWAYDTSYMLTSLFVILTVAHLLQRGEHVRVDVLSHYLPPRLAAGLEALLYLLLFFPFLYILLSVMPEHVAQSWRIGERHTAGVWLPPIYPFKTWIMVGMFLLGLQALVQFLRALGVVLKGDQA
- the dctP gene encoding TRAP transporter substrate-binding protein DctP encodes the protein MKKVKNGGLTASEAKVDRRTALKAGVVALGAAATLGSPAVAQRRPEVRWTMATSWPAAIHLHHMAEYWAKKVEEMSGGRMVVDVRPSGAIVGAFEVLDATHSGVIQAAHSWSGYWTGRNPAAAFFASVPVLFTPLSHLAWIYEGGGLQFWQRMYDDLRLNVRVFPAGITHAETLAWSHRPLRRLEDFRGLRYRAPGYWGEILRGLGVAVVTLPAAELYTAMERRVIDATEFNTPYTDRLLRFHEVARYFNVPGMHQPTCSFELLINRTAWDRLPADLKIIVEEAAKATTLWALTHDLHQSMEAIDFFRRRGNQQVTLDPQAQWEIYRASMEFLRRQAEANAFFREVFDSAFRYHQRVAAYDELMTPIPVRQAHRVPQQFRVI
- a CDS encoding zinc-binding dehydrogenase; protein product: MVMRAAVLERVGEPLRIEEVPIPEPKAGEVLVRVAACGVCHTDLHVIKGEVAFPTPCVLGHEISGTVAALGPGVEALRVGEKVVASFIMPCGQCYYCLRGEEDLCERFFSYNRLRGVLYDGSTRLYRKDGSPLWMYSMGGLAEYAVVPATDIFPLPEGMALEEAAILGCALFTAYGAVKTAGLEGGESVAVVATGGVGLGIVQIARAFGAYPVVAVDVRPEKLEKAKTLGATHAFFPQEATQAVRDLTGGRGVDVAFEALGKPDTFHFALNLLRDGGRMVPVGIAPQGVEARVEITRLVRRKLKILGSYGARPRRDMPALLKLAQAGIIGAGAEVTDRFPLEEADLAYQRLNEGAIVGRAVVVLGGGK
- a CDS encoding CoA-acylating methylmalonate-semialdehyde dehydrogenase → MVKNLIGAEWQEVSRPTLPVYNPATGEVIEEVPLSGKEEVDQAVAAAKKAFEVWSRTPLMERVRLMFRFKELLEKHFEDLARLVTLHHGKTLEEARGEVRRGIEVVDFACGAPTLLQGRTLREVTGGVDQNLFHYPLGVVAGIPPFNFPVMIPLWMFPIAVVAGNTFVLKPSERTPLGAVRLAELFLEAGFPEGVLNLVHGSQEAAEALVSHPEVQAVQFVGSEPVARRVYRLAAEHGKRVSAAGGAKNHLVVMPDADLDQAVPAILNSAFGNAGERCLAGSVAVGVGSIGPELLERVVESARRLRVGPGWEEGVQVGPLIREEHRRRVVGYIQRGLEEGAHLALDGRGAEGPGFFLGPTVLDRVSPRMAVGREEIFGPVLSVSYAQDLEEAIAQANTVPYGNMASIFTQSGRAAREFRERVQAGMVGINVGLAQPFAFYPFSGWRNSFFGDLHPHGPDAFLFYTQRKVVVERW